The following DNA comes from Mya arenaria isolate MELC-2E11 chromosome 11, ASM2691426v1.
CAGCAATGAAATCACACGATGCATTACGTGTTAAGCAATAAAATCACACGATGCATTACGTGTTAAGCAATAAAATCACACGATGCATTACGTGTTTAGTAATAAAATCTCACGATGCATTACGTGTTCAGCAATTAAATCACACGATGTATTACGTGTTAAGCAATAAAATCTCACGATGCATTACGTGTTCAGCAATGAAATCTCACAATGCATTATGTGTTAAGCAATAAAATCTCACGATGCATTACGTGTTCAGCAATGAAATCACACGATGCATTACGTGTTTAGTAATGAAATCACACGATGCATTACGTGTTAAGTAATAAAATCTCACCATGAATTACGCGTTTTGCAATGAAATCACACGATGCATTACGTGTTTAGCAATAAAATCTCACGATGTATTACGTGCTTGGCAATGAAATCTCACGATGCATTACGTGTTTAGTAATGAAATCACACGATGAATTACGTGCTTGGCAATGAAGTCCAACGATGCATTACGTGTTTAGTAATGAAATCACACGATGAAATACGTGCTTGGCAATGAAATCCCACGATGTATTACGTGTTTCGCAATGAAATCCAACGATGTAATACGTGTTTCACAATGAAATCACATGATGCAATACGTGTTTCGCAATGAAATCCAACGATGCATTACGTGTTCTGCAATGAAATCTCACGATGTATGACGTGTTGAGGAAAGAAATCCCACGATGTATGACGTGTTGAGGAAAGAAATCCCACGATGTATGACGTGTTGAGCAAAGAAATCCCTCGATGTATTACGTGTTTAGCAATTAAATCTCACGATGTATGACGTGTTTAGCAATGAAATCACACGATGTATTACGTGTTTTGCAATGAAATCTCACGTTGCATTACGTGTTTCGCAATGAAATCTCACGATGTATTACGTGTTTGGCCATAAAATCACACGATGTATTACGTGTTTAGAAATAAAATCCCACGATGTATTACGTGTTTGGCCATAAAATCACACGATGTATAACGTGATTCGCAATGAAACCACACGATGCATTATGtattaaatgcaattaaacGATGTATTACGTGTTTTGCAATGAAATCCCACGATGTATTACGTGTTAGGCAATGATATCACAATATGTATTACGTGTTTGGCAAGGAAATCTCACGATGTATTACGTGTTTGGCAATGCAGGAATTTGGCTTGTCCACTGCATCGAACtcatcgtcaccttagtgcaaaaactcaatatctgcttctatatctatatgcagttaATGAGTTATTTCACTTAGGTCAcgatatttaaaatacattctggAATGCCCTCTACtctaaaaaaattgtcaaatattaaaCTCGAGTTTCAAGAAGAAGTGTGATTCGAGTATAGGTTTTAAAATGCCTATTAAATGCGTGTAAATGCGAAAGGAGCAGCAGAAAAACCACACTACTTAGACGTTCTGACTGAGCGAACGTAAATGTTCGTCTGTTtcttgtgtgttgttgtttttcagtagAACATGttgcattcaaaataataattaaaacaacgGTCTTGCGTGTTGCTAAACGTGTGCGtattgtctcttgcaacatCGGTACcaagttttaaagttttggaCGACGCCGATACCACCGCCGACGACACCAAGTCTAACACAATAACCCGACCTTTTCAATTCAAATGACATACTTTTAATTATGGGATGATTAAAACAAGAACAGTTAAAGATGACTTGAAAGTAACTTTATTTTGCATCAAGTGAAAATTAAAGTTTACAAATTATGTGAGTTATGACAAAAAGTGTAGAAAAGAGAACACATTTCTCAAGCAATATGATTTTTGGATTGTTACTTACTTTCTTGCCTTCGTAAAGAAGAAACATTCGACATACAAAATGAAAGTGCAACAATCAACCATTTACAACCAGATAATAACAAAAGATCAAGTATTCCAATGGCGATGTATCGCCCTAAGTAAATTTTCATATgggaacaaaatgtaaaaaaattgaCAGGATTGTTAGGTccacaatatacatgtatctcgGTACGAAATAACGTGATACGAACTGTCCATGTTTTGTGTAGTTATACATTCTACTTATATACTCAAAGTCTCGAAAACATTGTAGTTCTATTTAATTGTTAAGCTCAAAATCAAACtcaatgtaaagtttttttgtccattttcattacatttccatacattttagtaatgtaaacaaactcaTGTGTAATATTCTTGTCCGTTGGATTGACCTCCTTTATCAGCGACGGAGAAAGGCGGCGTTCAAAAATGTAGTCTGCCTACATTACATTCACTGCAAGAATGGTAGAGATCCCTTTAAATTTTATACAgtatcacaataaatatttaaactgctACATAATTTCTGAAAATGTGTTGAAACACTGAGGACTACAGTCCGACAGAACGATGTGTATCCAAGAAGTCGCATAAAtgaaaggggctgtactccgtatgataaaacagcgggaaaaaagaaaattgtcggaaactgacataaacttcgCATCGATGTGCAcgatgcattaaaacttactaaatgaagaaccacatagtttacaattaattttagtttagcagttatttcgtatttttccattaaaaaaaagattactgggtatgtctaccaggtagaattcattccttatgcgtgattggctagtcggtgttatcacgtgatattaccgaggtaggtgtatagcttaattatgtcacccgattagagttagccgtcgtagctcaatggatacgacgctggactgcaattttgcgACACGGGTTCGTACCCGGTCTCCGCccaaatttctttttaaaattttggtacttttttacatttatgatatcaaagcgtaatacattctattagataattgtcctgagatttgttacagaaaaaactttttttttgccaatctggtgtacagtccctttaagcttCAAAATTTACTTGCCGTTGAATTGTTCTCCTTTATCAATGACGGAGTCAGGAAGCCTTCAAAAATGTTTGCCTATTACGTGCACTGCAAGAATGGTACATATCCtttttattgcataaacatTTGAACTGATACATGATTTCTGAACATGTGTTTTAACACGTAGGCCTACCGTCCTACAAAACAATGTGTATCCAAGAAGTTAAATTTATAAACCTACACAACGTGTAGAATTTTATAAGAGACGATTTTCAGAATAGAAGTATTTCAAAAATGTCACTACACTTGACTCATTTTCGGCAATGGCGTCATATATATTTGAACGATTTCGATAAAAAAGAAGAGTGAAATTACAGCATAATTCCATATAATTTTATTCTGGTATAACCATTCTAtacattataatgataatatgaattaaataatgtGCTCTATAAAGTCAGTCATCATCAAAcacattaaaggggctgtactccgtatgatgaaatagctaaaaaaagaaaattgtcgaaaactgatataaacttggtatcgatgtgtacaatgcatcgaaacttactaactgaagtaccacatagtttacaattaatttattgttcgcagttatttcgtatttttccattaaaaaagattactaggtatgtctacctagtagaattcattatttttttcatggtCATACATGTATCGAATTTATATCTTATCATGAAAAAGAGGGagacagttattttaaatatctttacaaaatatgagGGATAAAAGGGATATTCAATATAGTGCCAGATTTCAAAGTCTGTGCCTTGGACAAGCATAtcgtaaaaataaattacaaacgaTTTTGGGGAACTCAGtataatcaatttaatttaacaaaaaaccTAGAGAAATTCCACTGGCTGACATGCGTTGCgtattaaatgtttcacaaatagTCGTACGTGAGAACATTCATGTCTTCATATTGAAGGTTATCAAAAAGTTTTCAAACAAGtgttttgaaatgatataacagaaatgttttgttatgacATATGTACAGAAAATTGTACattgttacatttaaaactaaatgaTATTGCAACTTCCAATTAAATGGTATTTGACTGTGTTGGAAATTTGTTAATTTCTGGTCCCCACTTAGTATTATCTACAAGTCCAGAGACAAGATCTCCGAACCTTTACGATTAAGTGTAACATTTTAGGGTCCACCGCTGCAGGTATCTTCAAGGTTATTGGGTCCAccctttaaatacaaaaaaatcatatgaacTGGTAAGGTAATATCAAATACTCAACGACCGGATCGGCCttcaaatgaattaataaaGCCCAAACTCGCAACAAAATAAGAGATGATAAGATAAAAGTATTACCGAATGCCATTAGCTTCAGTTTGTTCAGGGTTACAAGGGTACGAAAACGAAACGAAattttttttacagataatCTTCATAAACCAAACGCCAGATTGGGCTCGCCGTTCCAGTTTTGTAATGCAATCTCCTCTTGTTGGAGGTCTTTATCCATGTGTCATTGACCCAGATTATAGCAATGTTTTGCGGTAAGGGCTGATAAGTCTGTGTCTGTTtcattacatttcattaaaaaatcttAGTGGTTGCTTCAGTAATCATAAATTTGTAAACACGGCACAATTGGCtacacgttttttttattttcccaaATTCTGTAAATATCTAATAATGGCTTAAGATCAGTTtacacaaatatgtagcaagATAACGAAATTTTGACATTGCCATAAAGTAAATTGTAAAACGATAATCCGCTCCGGATTAAAAGAAGAAATTGCAAGAAGCGCGGATAATTCAATCTAAAGTAAAGCTAACAAGTTTTGCTTTCCCTTGATGataattcaattttatcaaaatttgttaaattaccGATCTTTATAGAAACGGGCAGCATAAATTTAACTTAGGGggcgcaacttttgacatgCGCACTTGCTTAAGATCCGAAATAAGTTTAGTTGAAATGTGGGTGGGggcattcaataaaaaaaaacatttttacaatatttattctGGAATGGTGTATCTTGGTAACTTTTATCTACTTATCTATTtatttctccgatattgacagaCCAAGTAAATTTGTCCCTGTACCCCTTTTATTCCGCTAGTCATATGCATATTATACTGCAATCTTTGACTGTTTGACATATATAGTATTACATGATAACATTTTCAGGCTACTCCGTACGTGGCCCCGATTCCAGGCGGTGTCCACGACGGATTGGTTATACATGTTAAAGGAATAGCCGAAAAGGACAAGAATAGGTTAGTATGAGTTTCCATCAGGCTTGTAGTAGGGTAATAATACTTGATCTGTATAATACAGAGGATGATTTCTCATATTTACAGTCATATGAACATACACgtatataattgattttttaaaatttgtaatgCGGATGGAATTTTTAATACTTAGATTTTTTTTGAATTACGTACAATTTTTAATATCTGGCTTTTGTGCATTGTCTTGCTTCTGGATTGTGCAACTCATTAACAATATGAGGTTGTTATAACTTTCTTTTATATGTTTGTCCAGGTTCTCGATAGCGCTTCAGTGCGGTGACAAAAGAGCTTCAGTTCCATTCTATTTCAACCCAAGGTTCAATGAAAATCAGGTGCGAATGTTTGTTTGTCCGTACATATTCGATTAAAATGAAAAGATGCTCATTAAAACATAGAGTAGAAAAAAATGTGTGCGTATATGTAATtaagttattcatatttttctcaaatatatatttaacacaaaattaatttcacttaaaaaacacacatgaaAATAGCAGTATGGGCAGTAATGTACCTGTTCATATAACTTAGCACTGATATTTTAATGGTTCCAAAGTTAGAAGTGTTTACGCATAAACTTAGTTCCGCACTTAAAATCAAAACGAATCATTATTAACAGATGAGTCCATGCAAACTTGTTATCGTCTTTTACCCTTTTCCCTGTGTTTACAAATGCAGGTGATTAGGAACACGCTGGAAAAAGACTCGTGGGGTACGGAGGAGCGGCAAGGTGGATTCCCCTTTACCGAGGGATCTTCCTTCGACATCGAAATCCACGTCAATCCCCAATACTACTCGGTTAGTAATGacgttaaaataataaaagacaaatactgaataaagatataaattatgtatgttgCTTTTACCAGGCTCCAATATCACAATCATTAcgtcattttttgttttcagtctCACCTCAATTCACATATAAGTAAGGTGtgattcaaaattataaatgctTAGATCTTTTTAAAAGAGCATTCTGGTATGTATTGTGTTGACAAGCTTTAATGCTCAATATATTTGAggataataattttaaagtataATATGTACTTGCTTAATaactcaaaattaataaaatgatcttaaatactttttttgctCTACGATGATTTTTTTCGTTGAATATTGGgctattttttatcaacataatctataaaatatattaggGAATGCACTtgtaaaaagtgttttataatgttatgtggtaaaatgagttgaaattaAGAATTAAGTATCTTTGGTATGTTGGGGCCTGGACTGTGCCTGAAAGTGCTTAGGgctaagcattttttatgaatatttcttaaataagcaACACTTCACACCTTCCTTTAGCAACGTTATTGAACGTTTTACCATAGTCGTATAAatcaactttaaaaacaacTCTACTCATACAGACATAAACAGTTGACACATGGCCCAACTTCAGACGCGAAATGTCACCGGCTCAGAAAAAAATGCGGCCTGTCCGGAGATCGAACCCGGGATCCATGCTTGCAAGATAGAGGCTCTACAAAGTAACCGGTCCGAATAACACACATTTCTTCTGACCTGTTGAAGTCAATACCGTCACACGTATAATATTTACCAAACTATTACATCCCAGGTACACGTGAACGGCAACCATTTCTGTGACTACAGTCACCGGTTGCCGAAGGAATCCGTGACGCACATCTCGTGTGAGCAAGGCATCAGCATTAAGGAATTTCGGTTCGAGGGAGGATACCTACAGCCGGTGAGTTATGCATGATTTAAGAAAGCATACACATAGCCTATTGCATATACGTGTTTgcgacttaaagctgcactctcacagatataccgtttttacagcttttttttgtcttggaaagagcaaatttttgcgttaatatctgcaaacctgataaaagattgctgacaaaagatcagatcgcagatttgcatatttccgttcgaaaattaatgttttatggcttaaaccgttactcacggtttaagaaaaatgaataaaacattaaaatttgaacttagatatataaatatgcgatctattttttgtcagccgtctcatataattaatttacatgaattttcgcaaaaattggctcgttccaagacaaaacataaaaaagttgtaaaaacggtatatctgtgagagtgcagctttaaggtttgctttgattatttaaatgcatgGCTTTTCATGACCTAAGAAAATCACACAGAGACATAATTATAAACTCTGATGTAAGCAAAAGTTATTGAATTGgatttctttataaattgaatgtGATTTAACAAAATTTTCCCAATTCTTCTGTTATCCCTTggaccatgattacgaacaaACTCATGTCTGAGTTCAGAGCCAAGTGGCAAAACTACAGaccttcatttcattgtaattttccttCTTGGTGCATATCGATTAAGGAATTTAGTAAAcaatatcactttttttaactgacatttattttttgtgaaacgAATGGATTGAAGatgatttcattgtaatttaagTGCTTTTCTGTGTCTGAGTCTAGActcggacttgagactgttcgttatcATGGCCCCAGCAGAAAACAAAAACCTTTTTCTTAACATGCGGTTACCTTTTTGAAAGGTTCGGTCACTGCTCAgtctttaaagggacttgcaATACTTTTGCCCTTCAGATTAATTGAAATTCGTCCActatttaattttattagaCGACTTTTTTCTCCTCCGACACAGCCATTTCCTtagcaaaatttattttttaaactatgtttttgTGCTTAATAAAACCACCAGGCCAGTAGCTTAGAATTAAAAAAGCTCGGTTTATTGGAATAAAGATCATGGCCTACAACCACCATACTAATTCTCCAGAATATGCATGGTTCATTATGCGTTACTTTCATTTGATAAcgtttgttatgttttttcgaAAGTTTTTATGTACTTCCGAATACCTTCAGATAAGATTTTATGCTGATCCGCTCTTTCGATACATTTGCTTTTTTGGGCAAAATCGgtgaaacaaaaaaaagtaaaaagataGCGGCTGTACTTgagattgaaaaaaataaataaatataactctGACATACGGTGTCTAGCAAGATAAACTAGACGTCTCGACCGAATGCAACACTTCCTCCATGTAGACATCTGTCGGTGAAATTGTTAGTGGCAGTATCGATCAGGGCTGGTTGGAAAGTAGTTGTATATACTTTATCTTTGTATATACTCACATACATAATTAGCGGTCATTAGTTGTATCTTATAACATTTCTCACCATTTACAACGGTCAAAGTTGAAGTAAAATTGAAGTATCCCGGTACACAGATCTAGTTGTATATTGATCTACATGACCAAGATTAGGAGCAAAACACGTAGGTGTCCGTATTAGTCCGAGctggtgaaatatttattttatgtaattatatataactatataaaagaatattacaatctctgactgatactgccaacTATGGCAAAAACTCACACCGTTAGgcaattcaattttgaaaaacctGTTAAATTCAATctcatatattgcaaaatatggaATAGGACTGTTTATTGACTGTCATCAAAGGGAACATAATGTCGCAGAACTTCAGTAAATGCACATCTTCTGCAGGGCCTTTTATAGCAGCTtttttattaaccaggttttcaatgaaaacCAGGTTATTAGAATGGGAGGAGTGTAGGGGGGCTGATTTgaagctagcttggaattgatTTTCCGGGGGAtggagtcaaggtcaaggtacCTGTTACTGGTTTCCTACCTATAACTTTAGTTGGAATTGATTTATAGTAATGGCAGTTGGTATGTAGGTAGCCTAtctgaagagctagcttgggattgcttttgagggggatgtggtcaaggtcatggtcattgtTACTTAACTACAAAATGGTTTCCGTCCAACATGTAaggttagaattgatggataatgatgaaagttggtgtataagtagcttatgtgaagagctagtttgggattgcttttgagggggatgtggtcaaggtcatggtcactgtaaataaaatacaaaatggttCCGTCCAACATGTGaggttagaattgatggataatgatgaaagttggtgtgtaagTAGTtcatgtaaagagctagcttgggattgcttttgaaggggtggggtcaaggtcactgtaactaaataTACTAGAAAAATGGTTTGCGACTAATTTCTTAAGGCTGCTACTTTTTCTCAAATCATACAAgaaattattttgctttaatttcTAAAACCTgttttcgtcgcattgcggctttttttagttaataaagttttacatcagttataataaaaaatcagaaacacacaaaaacaatgGTGAAGGTAAAAAGCTTCCATTAACATtctatgttaaaataaaaaaatcagaccaaaattaaataattttttgagagattgAATGAACCATActtaatatttgaatacaatatcATACCTTTATTAGAAGCCAGCACAAGAAAACgagtgggggagggggggggggtcatgtAACACCTCAGAAGAATCTCTccatttgatttgaaaaataaactaaatcATTCACATTGCCCGACATGAATTTCGATCTGAAATGACCACCACTTTGGGAGcagtaattgttttaatatacaaaggTTTACATAGATATGCAGCAAGAATATAATGTCTAGGGATACTTCTTTtagaaataaagacattcttAAATTCACAGCGTATATATTTGACaccataaatgttttatatggtaATGGTCACGTCATtccttaaaatgtataaatttacaattactttgaatttgattgattttgtttCTGCAGCTCTgatcaatttgaattttaaaagatGGCTTATCAGCTGGCATGATCACTTAAAGGTGTTATGCTGTAAAATATACTACTGAGTGTTTCACAAACagtaaaacaaagtttttggtaagtatattttgttgatttaaatCAGACCTGGTCGACCAAATTTTTTAAATGTGCCGGCTATCTTGCCTAGGATATTACCAATAAGTTCATGcacttttataaaaacaaaaatcaaattttcgAAAATTCAAATATTGCATAGGAATAGCACAGTCAAAATTAAGTTTAGTTGAATCTCTTAATTTCGAAATGTATTGAGTACTAATAGTGCGATTCAAAAGCAccaattcttttatttttcattgagaAGTAATGATAAATAAAGGAAATTGTCCAAGGTACATTAATTATACAGTAtgtaaaacacacaattaatattgtttttgatacaAGGCAAGCCCCACTCTGGCAACGGCCACGGCCACCAACCTCCCCAACATGGAAAAAAACTCGCCCAGGTTGGACAATATAGGGGCGGCCTTCAAGAGTTCGTAGGTGTAGTGCTTAATGAAAAGGCCCATGCTGGCCTACATTGTACTCGTGTAGGCGCATGTATCTCAACCTACGACACCTCCCATTTTCACAACGATCTTTGCTTATTCATTTGGTTTACCATGTCTgttgttaatataaaataatttagcTATCCCTCCTGATATGTACCAATAACCATAACCATTTTAACATTGGATCATCTCTTACATGCCATACCCCCCTGCAAACGTAACTTTATAAACACTCCTCACACTAAGTTATTTGTTCAGTACCATTCAATTCGACAAGAGCCACATCTTCTTATAACCTAAAAACACATAGGAATCATTTTGGGCAATAATATGGAAACAGTACGTAGGGTCATATTCAAAaagagttgtttttttttcagaatattttcatgttcaaaactacaaaaaaatacTGTACATGGCTGCATTCTATTCTACCGAGAGACCTTTATTTTGTTCTACTTCTGTAAAGTGAGAAAAGCAATCTTAGGTCGTTCATTCGCGTATCAAAAACTTGAACACTAATCAGtgttaccatttttacattcattttaattattatatttcccAAATATACTTAGAAATAGACTCAAAATATTGGCTAAAATGGTGAAAATGTATGAAAAGTACGAATTTGCACAAAAGAAATGGTAAACAATAATGAAACTAGGTAAACTCGATCCGATTGACAGGCTACAGCAACCATGTATGGACATTGTATATGaactataataaaaatgtttcagtttcagttttcaatatttaccaTGTGTTAATAACATGACATATTTTGTGCAAGCttataaaaagtaattttatttaattgccgacattttattatttttcagactTATACCTACCCTGGGTCGGGACCAATCTTTAACCCGGTACGTGAATTATTATGTTATCATGTTTTTAAGACCTTTACATAACTTCCCgattgtattaaaacaaaataaatgaatattacgATGAAACTGTGTTTGTCTGTGACAGCCTGTTCCATTTGTCCACAACCTTGGCGGCTTGTATCCCAACAAGATGGTCGTCATCAGTGGCATTCCCCTACCGAAAGCTAGCAGGTATTTACATAGTGTTAGAAAAGTTGTTTTGGATacttagttttaaatattttaatgtgtacaaaaacataaaaggaTGTAACCGAAGAAATTGAAAGGTAGTTTTTTTTCTAGTggcaatacatataatttaataactgttttgaatgttatatattatacgTTTGTGTATCTAGTACGTTTGGACACTTGAAAGGTGCCTCCAAACTGGgtttatcttatttaattttCGACAACTGGGATTGTCCCTGAAGTTATCATTGtactatttgaataataaaatggatactatagggacaagcccaatagccaAGCATTTAACAAATAGCAATGGCTAATGCCTGACAGACACAAACACTGACCGAAATATACAACAACGCAGATAGAAAAGATACATTGGAAGACACATTGGTTTTTAATATACTTCGTATGCATTGAGTAGTTTAATGTTGAATATTGTAATCtgtaaatatcttaatattaattaatatgaaAGGATTGAAAtgaggaaattaaaaaaaaaagattgttctTGTGgtgataaaatatatcaata
Coding sequences within:
- the LOC128208693 gene encoding galectin-4-like, which gives rise to MWATPYVAPIPGGVHDGLVIHVKGIAEKDKNRFSIALQCGDKRASVPFYFNPRFNENQVIRNTLEKDSWGTEERQGGFPFTEGSSFDIEIHVNPQYYSVHVNGNHFCDYSHRLPKESVTHISCEQGISIKEFRFEGGYLQPTYTYPGSGPIFNPPVPFVHNLGGLYPNKMVVISGIPLPKASRFTINFENGPDIAFHLDVRIDYGDCKNVVVRNSKTAQGYQQEERDLAWFPFSPDAWFQMMIMVEMSAFKVAVNNQHLLEYRHRLQPLGRFDTLGITGDLRLTEFRFQG